Within the Chloroflexota bacterium genome, the region AAGATGCCCGCCACCTGTGGGGAATGAAGACGCTGGAGTGCCAGAATGCCATCCGCGATGAGCTTGGCGACCAGCTGGTCAAGGTGGCATATATCGGTCCCGCCGGGGAGAAACTGGTCAGGTATGCCAGTGTCATGAATGACCTCGATGCCGCCGCCGGACGGACAGGCATGGGAGCGGTGATGGGCTCCAAAAACCTGAAGGCTATCGCCGTCCGTGGGCGCCAGCGCGTTTCCATTGCCGACCCGGCAACGTTCAAAGAAATCGCCGGGTGGATTGCAGAGAACACACCGATTACCAACAAGGGGATGCACGATTTCGGTACGGCGCGGGTGGTGGCCGTCCTCGACCCGGTGGGAGGTCTGCCGACCCGTAATTTCCAGGTTGGCTCCATTGATGGTGCCGATAAAATAAACGGGCAGGCCATGAAGGACACCATTCTGGTCAGGCGGAGGGCTTGTTTCGCCTGCCCGGTGCAGTGCAAGCGCGAGGTGAAGGTGGACAAGCCGTATGTGGTCGACCCGCGCTACGGTGGTCCCGAATATGAAACGATTGCCGCGCTGGGTTCTGACTGCGGCATCACTGATTTGCCTGCCATTTCCAAGGCAAACGAGCTGTGTAATGCCTATGGACTGGATACCATCTCCTGCGGGGCAACCATTGCCTTCGCTATGGAGTGTTTTGAAAACGGGCTGCTGAGCGCCAAGGATACCGGTGGAATGGAGCTGCGCTTCGGCAATACCGAAGCCATGTTGCAGATGGTCGAGCAGATTGCACTGCGCCAGGGTTTCGGCGATACGCTCGCCGAGGGCGTGGCGCGAGTGGCCAAGAAAATCGGACCCGCCGCTGAGGAATATGCAATGCACATCAAGGGCCAGGAACTGCCCATGCATGAACCCCGTTTGAAGCAGGGTATGGGCGTTGGCTACGCCATATCCCCGACCGGTGCCGACCACTGTCACAATATCCATGACACCGTCTATACGGACATAGGCCCGATGCTGGAGGCGGCATACCCGTTTGGCATACTGGAGCCGATGGCCGCCAATGACCTGTCATCGGCCAAAATCCGATTGCTCAAGTATTACACTGAATTCATCCACTTCCTTAACTGCGCCGTATGTTGCTACTTCGTCATGTCGCTGAGTTTTGTTGGGCTGGAGCGAACCACGCAACTGGTCAAAGCGGTGACCGGCTGGGATACCACGTTCTTCGAGTTGCTGAAGGTAGGCGAACGGTCAACTAACTTGGCACGAATTTTCAACTTGAGAGAAGGCTTCACCGTCAAGGATGACACCATGCCGAAGCGCTTCTTTGCCCCCCATCCTTCCGGGCCGCTCAAGGCGGCGCTTGACCCCAAGGCCTTTGAGGAAGGTAAAGCGCTTTATTACGATATGATGGGCTGGCCCAATGGCGTCCCGACGCCGGGCAGGCTTGGCGAACTGGGTATTGAGTGGGCGGCATCAGAGCTGCCTGCAAAATAAGATAATTCCTGAGTAGCTGAATAAAGGAGGTGAAGCTGCTATGAGCGGAAGACTCTGGGAACCTTTCCGCATCGGGCGCATGGAGCTAAAAAACCGGGTGGTGATGCCCCCGATGGTCACCAGGTACGCTGCCGATGACGGGTTTGTCACCGAACGTACCAAGAACTACTACGAGGCACGTGCCCGCGGCGGTGCCGGGCTGATTATCGTAGAGGCGACCTATGTTCATCGTCAGGGATGGGCTTTCCCCAACCAGCTCGGCATCAGTGATGATAAGTTTATTTCCGGGATGAGAGAGCTGGTGGATGCGGTTCATAAACACGGTGCCAAGATTGGCATCCAGATTCACCATGGCGGCCGCGAGGCTAAATCGACCGTGAATGGGTTGCAACCTGTTTCCGCCTCACCACTGCCCGGCTTGGCCGGTGAAACACCCAGGGAAATGGCGGTTGAGGAAATTGCTGAAACCGTGGCCTATTTCGCCGATGCTGCGTTCAGGGCAAAGACAGCCGGGTTTGATGGGGTGGAAATCCACGGGGCACATGGCTACCTCGTTGACCAGTTCCTGTCGCCCAATTCAAACAAACGTAAGGATGAGTATGGTGGCAACGTGCACAACCGGGCGCGATTTCTCCTGGAAATCATTGCTGACGTAAAAGAGGCCGTTGGCGATGACTATCCCGTCTGGTGCCGTATGGATGGCAAGGAATATGGCGTAGAGGGCATAACTCTGGAAGGTGCTCAGAAAACGGCACGTCTGGTACAGGAAGCCGGCTTGATGGCAATCCACGTCTCAGCCTGGGGGCCGGAATCGCCGGTAAATCGTACCACACCCACCTTTACCCCGGTGGTGATTGAAGACCTGGCGGAAGGGATAAAGAAAGCGGTTTCAATCCCGGTAATCGCCGTCGGCAGGATAACCCCCGAAGATGGTGAGCGATTATTGAAGGAGGGAAAGGCGGACCTGATCGCCATCGGTAAGGCGATGCTGGCCGACGCGGAATGGACGAATAAAGTAGCCGCGGATAAGACCGACGATATAACCCCCTGCATCATCTGTAACGGTTGCCGCGATGACCTCCGCGATCCGAAGTTGGTGGGCATACGGTGCTCGGCAAATGCCACTTTAGGGCGTGAGAAGGAAAGCGAAATCGTACCAGCGGCCAAGCCAAAGAAAATCCTTGTCGTTGGCGGTGGCCCGGCGGGTATGGAAGCGGCAAGGGTCGCTGCCCTGAGGGGTCACCAGGTAACCCTGTGGGAAAAAGAATCGCGCCTCGGCGGGCAGCTGGTTCAGGCAGCGATACCCCCGCACAAGGATAGAATCGCACCGCTGGCTAAATATCTGGAAACGCAGTTGCAGAAGCTCGGCGTCAAGATTCAACTTGGCAAAGAGGCTAGCGCGACCACAGTTGCTGAATTCAATCCCGACGCGGCGGTTGTGGCCACCGGCATAAAGCCGTTCCTCCCCGATATTCCGGGGCTGGACAAGGCTCGGGTCATTCAAGCAGGGGATGTCCTGGAGGGGAAGGTAAAAGTAGGAGATAAGGTGGCCATAATTGGCGGCGAGCTGGTAGGTTGTGAAACGGCGGAATTTCTGGCTGACCAGGGCAAGCAGGTTACGGTGATGCGCCGGGGCTCCGAGATGGCGACGAGCGTCAGACCCAGCAACCGGGCTTTCTTCCTCAGCCGGCTTCTGGATAAAGGCGTCACCCTGCTCTGCGAGGTCAGATACGATGGCATCAGCCCAGAGGGCGTCATCATAACCACCAGAGACGGTGAGGAAAGGACCGTAGAGGCCGACACCGTGGTTCTCGCTGCGGGGTCGGTGCCGGATACCGCGCTCTATGATGCCATTAGGGATAAGGTCTCTGAAGTCTATCACATTGGTGACTGCGTCGAACCGCGGACCATCCTTGACGCTATCAGCGAAGGATTTCATACCGGCCAGAAGATATAACCAGCAGAGTATTGAAAGGAGGTTTACTATGGCCAAGCAGGTTATCATGGTACCCACGGCACTTCCCGGTGTCCCTTATTCCCCGGCGATAAAAACAGGTGACTACGTCTTTGTCTCCGGTCAGGTCGGGCACGTCGATAGCCAGGGTAATAAACTTGAGGGAGTTGAAGCCCAGACCAGACAGGTGCTGGATAATATGAAGAGGGTTCTGGAGGCGGCAGGTGTGTCAATAGACGATGTAGTCAAGACAACCGTGTTTCTGACCAGAGCCGAGGATTTCTCCAAGATGAATGAAGTCTACAAGACCTATTTCACCGAAGACCTGCCAGCACGTTCCACGGTTATCGTCGCGGCGCTGGCGAGGCCGGAGATAGTGGTTGAAATCGAGTGCATCGCCTGTTGTGCGTAGCTAGAAAGGGAAATTACATTTAAATATGCGAAAAATCATCATAACGGCGGCATTGACCGGGGCCGGGCATGGGAAGGAGGCCAATCCCAATCTACCCGAACAACCAGAGGAGATTATCGAACAGGCAGTACAGTGTCGTGAGGCAGGTGCTGCCATCGTACACGTCCATGCCCGCGACAAATCCGGCAACAATACCATGTCTCTGGATATATTCCGGAAAATTCATGAAGGCATTAAGAATTCAAGCGACTTAATTGTGCAGTTGAGCACGGGTGGTGGTCCCACGCTTCCCAATGAGGAGCGCATCGCCCCTCTATTACTGAAACCGGAGATGGCCTCGCTCAATACGTTTATGATGATAATGCCGGTTAAAGGCGTGGAAATACCCTTTATCTATAAAAGGTCAGAGATAGAGGAGACTGCCCGACGCGCCCAGGAACAAGGGGTAAAACCAGCGATAGCAATCCTGAACTTCGCCTGTCTCGAAGAAGCCGAAAATCTCATTGAGAAGGGACTGGTGGACAAGCCTTACTTTCTGGATATCGGGCTGAATTTACCGGCACAGGGAACGCTGAGGGGCACCTGGCGCAATCTGGTGGCTCTGGTGCAACGGTTGCCGGAGGATTGTGTTTTTAATGTCTCTGCCGGAGATGAGGCCGAGCTGCCGCTGACTACCATGGCCATGCTGCTAGGTGGGAACCCGCGGGTGGGCCTTGAAGATAATGTCTACTACGCGCCGGGTCAGCTGGCCAGGAGCAATGCCGAGCTGGTGGCGAGAACGGCGCGCATTGCCCGGGAGCTGAATCTGGAAACAGCCACTCCCGATGAGGCGCGTGAGATTCTGCAGATTCGGCGGTAGAATTTACTCACACATTACCGGTTTTGTTCAGGCGGTCGATGGGGCGATGGGATATAAAATATTAAGAATTATAGGGCTGGTCGTCATGCTGATGGCCAGCCTGCTGTCATTTGCGGCGCCAGTCTCGGCCGAGGCCCCATCGTGGTCGGCGGTGCCCATCCCCGGCGCCGAAGGTTACCAGCTAGGCCCATCTGGCGTTGATATCCGTGACCTGGCGGTTGCCGCTGATGGTGCCACTATATACGCTGCCCCGGGCGACAGCATAGCTGATAAATACGTCTTCAAATCAGATGATGCCGGGATAAGCTGGGTGGCACAGGGCGTTTCCATTGTCGCCGACCTCGTGGCGGTGGCTCCGGATAATGCCGATGTGGCAGCGGTGGCCAGAAAAACTATCCCCTCAGCTTATTTCACCACCGATGGTGGCATCACCTGGCGTTCTCTGGGTATGATTCAAGCGTCTGGAGGCAGCAGTGCCAGAGAAATATATGATATAGCCATTTCGGAAGCAGGTAACGGGATGCATTATCTGGCGGTTGCCGGGGAGGCAGTCGGTGGAGTGGGCAATGTCTGGTACTGCGTAATTGAGGCAGAGAAACCGGAGTGGAAGGAAACCGGCTCCTTACCCGGCTTTGCCATGACCAGAACCATAAGGGCGCTGTCCTTTTCGCCGAATTTTTCGGAAGATAATGTGCTGGTAACCGTTGGTGAAACCGAGGATAAACGTGCAAATCTGCAGGTTTTCAGCTTCACCTCTCAAGTGTGGAATACTCAAACCGGATTTACTGGCTATCCAGTAGACGTACTCGAATACGATGCAACCGGTCAGGTGGTTTCAGCATCAATAGCCTTGTCACCTGACTACCTTGCCGGTGAAGAGAGTAGTCGCATCGCTTTTGTTGGCCTGACGGTAAACGGTGATGAAGAGGCCGGCGGAGTGTACCGCATCGGAGATACAGCTGTCGAATCGCTGCTAACCGGCGTTAACATTCATAGTATTGCTTTTGATGGTCGTGTCCTGGTAGCCGCTGCGTATGATGGCAATACCGTCTATCACAGCACCAACCCGCTAACCAAGGTGCCAACTTTGAAGTCAAATTTATCGATGAAGGGGCCGGGAGGAGAGGGCAGGGTTGTAGTTGCCTGGATGGGGGATGCGGTGGTGGCCGGAACATCGGGCGACGAGAGTGCTTTTGCTATCTCGAGAAATAACGGGCTAGCTTTCAATGATGTCAGCCTGATTGACACTATGTTGAGCAACCTGAGCGATGTTGCCGTCTCAGAGGACGGTGAAACTGTTTACTTGGCAAGTGACGATGGAAATGATCTCAGTCTCTGGCGCAGAGCGTCATCATGGCAGCGTGTGCTGAGCCAGCAGGACACCACTGGCTATATCATAAGGCTGGCCCCCGGCGATTCTAAGACAGTCTACCTCGCGGAGAAGGATGGTTATAGCATTTACCACAGTCCTGATGGCGGAGACAGGGAATGGTCGATGGGTACCTCACTGCTTACTGTGCAGGACCTGGCGGTGGAAAGTGCCGACATCGCCTATGTGCTCAACGCAGAGGGACATGTGTCTAAGACATTTTCCTCTGGCCTTGGCTGGAGCGCGAATGTTTCCACCAAACTTGATGAAGGTACGGGCTACATGATTGTCAGCGGAGGCGCGGATATTTTATTTGCGGGCAGCACCGATGGCTACGTGGCCTATTCTGTGGATGGAGGTTCTTCATGGCAGAAAATACGGCAGATTCAAAGTGGAGCGGGCAGGGTCCAGGTTGTTCCCGATAAAGACTATGCTTCCAACAAGATGATTTATGCTGCCAGTGATAGTTCCGGGCAAAACGTTATGCGGTGGCAGATCGGCACCAGCACAAGCTGGGCGGATATTTTTAAGGGTAACCTGAGCGACGGGATTTACGGCCTGGCTGCTGAAGATAATGCGCTCTATGTTCTTGAGTATAACCCGGGCATAGAGCAAAGTACGCTGTGGCAGTGCCTGTCACCGGCTACCGCATCCCCTTCGTCAGCGAGCTGGGAGGCAAGAGCCACCTCGACCACAACAGATATTGCAGACCCTAGCGTTGTTTTCAACGCCTTACCGCAGGCGCTGAAATTAAGCTCCGGCGGAAAGTTATGGGCGATAAAGACCAATGGCACCAACCGGCTTTACCGTATTAATGATATTATGACGAAGCTGGTGCTGCAGGCGCCGGAAGACGATTATATCGGTTCGGTTAATCGGGTAACCGGAATTGCCGGGGACATAACCTTTCGCTGGAAGCGAGCGTTCGATGCTACTGAATACGAGCTTTCCATCGCCCAGGATGAGGAATTCAAAGCACTGATTGCCAGCATAACGGTGTCCAGTGATAGTTCACCCGTGGTTCTTTTTGTTGGCCCGACAGCTGAAGGGACTGCGCAGATCGATTTTAACGCTGGAATGACCTACTACTGGAGAGCGCGTATCACGCAGCCGTTATTCCGCATCAGTTCCGAGCATCGTACCTTTCAGGTTGAATCTCTGGAGGTAACACCGGCCGTAATCATCGAACGACCCCCACCGCCGGTCATCAGCATACCGCCCCCACCGGCACAGGAGATTCCTTTCCCAACGATAGAACTTCCGCCTCAAACGCCACCGCCTGAGATCGTTATCTTGCCGGCACCAGAGCCGCCTGCTCCTGTTATGCCTGGCTATGCGTGGGCAATAATTGGCGCCGGTATCGCTGTGATACTAACTGTTCTAACCTTCGTAACGATAACCTTCATAGACCGTTTTCTCATTTTCTGGCTGCGGAATGGTCGGTATCGCTGGTCACGATGGCGGCGGAGGTGGTTTGAGGCCAAATATAAAACACAACCCTTACCGGTAGCCGATTCTCTCGAGCAAATTGAAGCTCTGCTGAAGCAGGTGACCTGGACGATGGATGGGCCTTTACACCTCTTTGATGCTATCAGCTACCCGCAGACGGTCTGGGCTAAGAAGAAGGATGACTGCGATGGCTTCGCAGCGCTCGCTGCGGCATTACTGCAGCAATGGCAGCCGGAATCCAGGCCGGTTTTTGTTACCGCTATGCTCAGGCCGGTGCGTAAAAGTCATACTGTCTGTGTTTTCAACGTGCCCGGGGCTGGACTGTGGTTCTTCGATAATTACTCACTCAGGCGCGGCCATTATCGAACCTATGCTGATATTGCCGCGGAAGTTCAGCAAAAGACCAAGTTAGTGTGCTGGGATGTGGTCGAACCCGACACGCTTCAAACACTGGAATTTCATATCGGGCCGTAATAACAGGGTGGGCGTTAAAGTCGTTCTATTTCAGTTTCACCGCCTGCTGAGCGGCCTTGACGATATCATCTACGGCCATCCCGTATTTATCAAGCAGGGAATCGAAGTCTTTCGAAGTTTCGGTAAATGTGTCGGCGATTCCCACCATCTTTATCGGCACCGGGATTTCGCCCACGAGAGTCTCAGCCACAGCGCTGCCCAGGCCGCCGACGATGGAGTGCTCTTCTACAGTGACAATGGCACCGGTTTCTTCGGCGCACTTCCTCAGCAACGGGGTATCCACAGGCTTGACCGTGTGCAGGTCTACCACCCTTGCCTTTATTCCATGGGAGCTTAACTTATCGGCGGCTTCAAGCGAGCGACTGAGCATGTGGCCGTTGGCGACGATGGCAACATCGTTTCCATCGCGCACCACCACGCCCTTGCCGATTTCCACCTTGTGGCTCTCATCGTAGATTATCGGCATCTCGGCGCGGCTGATGCGTATGTAAACCGGTCCCTCGTGCTCGGCAATCAGGGGTATCATTTTTTTCGCCTCAATGCTGTCCGATGGTACGAGGATGGTCATATTCGGCATCGCGCGCAGTACGGCGACATCCATGATGGAGTGGTGGGTGGGGCCATCCTTGAAATTGGACAGGCCGGCGAAGCTGCCAACTATTTTGACATTGGTATTGGCGTAGGCAACGCACGTTCTGATTTGTTCCGTGGCCCTCAGGAGGAGGGCGGCAAAGGTATTGGCGAACGGTATCATGCCGCCCAGCGCGAAGCCAACCGCGGTATCCACCATTCCGGCCTCGGCAATGCCAACGTTGAAAAAGCGCTCCGGCGCCTTTTCCGCGAAGAAGGTGGTCATAACCGAGGAGGAGACATCAGCCGTGAGCACGACCACCTTTTTATTTTTCAGACCATATTCGGCCAGCGTCTCTCCAAATATCTTCCGGGTCATATCTTTATCAGGCATCTTGCTTCAACTCCTCCATTGCTTGCCGGTATTCTTCGTCATTGATGGCTCGGCCATGCCAGGACGCTTTACCCTCCATAAAGGATACGCCTTTGCCCTTGACGGTGCGGGCAATAATCACGGTGGGTTTACCGCCATTGGCGCGGGCTTTGTCCAGCGCTGCCAGCACTTCGGGCACGCTGTGGCCGTCGATTTCGAGAACGTTCCAGCCGAAAGATTCCCATTTGCTCCTCAGTGGCTCTATCGGCATGATATCTGCTACGGTACCGTCCAGCTGGACACCGTTATAGTCGACGATGGCGATTAGTTCGGATAATTTATATTTTGCTGCGAGCATCGCCCCTTCCCACAGGACACCGGCCTGGAGCTCGCCGTCGCCGAGCAGTACGTAGGTACGATAGTCGAGACCTTTAAGCTGCCCGGCCAGACATAGGCCGGCGGCGATGCTGACGCCGTGCCCCAGACAGCCGGAGGTCATTTCAACGCCGGGAGTTTTACATCGGTCAGGGTGTCCCTGCAGGCGGCTCCCGATGCAGCCGAAGGTTTCGAGTTCTTCAATCGGCAGGAATCCCCTGTGGGCCAGCGCCGCATACAGAATCGCAGAGGCATGGCCTTTGCTCAGTATGAAGCGGTCGCGATTTTCCCACTGCGGTTTTTGAGGGTCGAGGCGCATGTGATGGAAAAAGAGGACGGACATGATTTCCGCCGGGGAGAGAGAACCTCCCGGGTGCCCCTGCCCCCGGCAGTGAATCATCTCAACAACGTCAATGCGGAGCTGTCTTGCCATATCTTCCAGTTTCTTGATTAATTCCGGGGAGTAATCTGTTCTGGCAACCATCGCTAAAGTGTTACCTCCTTCGAAGGTTATCGTGCAGGCCTAACAATCCTATTCCCTCGCCTGCTGCCCTGTCAAGATGGCTTTTACAGACCGGAATCTAGTCAGGCAGGTATCTCTTCGGGAACTTGGCGACCACGGTATAGTTCGGGTCGACGATATTGCCGATGCGCATCGTGCCCGTCTGAGATACGACCTGGAAGGCCTCCCATTTCTCGAACCCGTAATCATCGACCAGCCACTTGACCAGTTCCACCGTTGCAATGCGGACGCAGTCCATCAGCGGCTGGCCGCTGCCCGTGGTCATAATATGCGTCTCATCTTCAAGTCGGGGCCAGTCGATGCTTTTGCCCTTCACTACATCCAGCTTTACGGTAACCTCGGCGGTGGTCTCCAGCGCCACGCCGCAGAGTTCACCATCGCCCTGGGCAGCATGGACATCGCCGAAGAAGAAGTAAGCGCCTCGCACCCAGACCGGCAGGTAAAGTACCGTGCCCTCCTGGGTCTCGATGCAGTCCATATTGCCGCCGAACTCGCCGGGCACGAGCGAAGTCTCGACACGGCCGAAGCGGGGGGCAACGCCGATGGAGCCTAGAAACGGGTGCAGCGGTATTTCAATCCGTTTCCGCCGGCTCGATTTCAGTTCCAGAATGCCGGTATTTCGCCCGAGGTCGAGCTGCCAGTCGAATTTGGCCTCCGGTATCGGGTCGTTGAGGAACAGCTGCTTGCCCGGGGCTTCGCCGGTAAGGCTGCCGAAATGGGAGCGGTGCCTTGACCAGGCGGAATCGCGGTTGAGTTTTATTTGCTGGATAGTCACGGCCAGCATGTCGCCGGGTTCCGCATCCTCGACATAGACCGGGCCGACCTGCGGGTTCCGCTCGCAGAGAAGTGTCACGGCGCTGCGCTGTTTCATTTCTTCAGGCATCGGCGCCATTTTCTCGTCAAAACCGCCGGCATCGCGCGTTCGCGCCACGACGGTATCACCGCTTTTCACGGTCAGTGCCGGTTCGCTTGGTCCAAATGTGTAGTAATAAATACGTGGTTCAAGCCTGTGTACAGTGCCTTCCATTTTGACCTGCCTTGATTGTATTGAAGCGTGATATGCTTCAGGGGATGCTGGTGACGTCGGCATAAGATGGGTCGTGTATGGGAATCAATATATCGGCCAGCTCCTTGATGCGGAGGGTACTATCGTAGGCAGCCATGATATCGGTATGTGTCCCGGGCGTAATCACCGGC harbors:
- a CDS encoding aldehyde ferredoxin oxidoreductase family protein, giving the protein MPHGYNGKVLRVDLSSGRIKTEEYPDHFYRQYFGGEGFIGYFLLKELKPGVEPLSPDNKLIFAAGPLTGAPAGGCGRHSVGGKSPLTGAFGEADSGGYWGAELKMAGFDAIIVEGKAEKPVYLSIQDNKVELKDARHLWGMKTLECQNAIRDELGDQLVKVAYIGPAGEKLVRYASVMNDLDAAAGRTGMGAVMGSKNLKAIAVRGRQRVSIADPATFKEIAGWIAENTPITNKGMHDFGTARVVAVLDPVGGLPTRNFQVGSIDGADKINGQAMKDTILVRRRACFACPVQCKREVKVDKPYVVDPRYGGPEYETIAALGSDCGITDLPAISKANELCNAYGLDTISCGATIAFAMECFENGLLSAKDTGGMELRFGNTEAMLQMVEQIALRQGFGDTLAEGVARVAKKIGPAAEEYAMHIKGQELPMHEPRLKQGMGVGYAISPTGADHCHNIHDTVYTDIGPMLEAAYPFGILEPMAANDLSSAKIRLLKYYTEFIHFLNCAVCCYFVMSLSFVGLERTTQLVKAVTGWDTTFFELLKVGERSTNLARIFNLREGFTVKDDTMPKRFFAPHPSGPLKAALDPKAFEEGKALYYDMMGWPNGVPTPGRLGELGIEWAASELPAK
- a CDS encoding FAD-dependent oxidoreductase, with translation MSGRLWEPFRIGRMELKNRVVMPPMVTRYAADDGFVTERTKNYYEARARGGAGLIIVEATYVHRQGWAFPNQLGISDDKFISGMRELVDAVHKHGAKIGIQIHHGGREAKSTVNGLQPVSASPLPGLAGETPREMAVEEIAETVAYFADAAFRAKTAGFDGVEIHGAHGYLVDQFLSPNSNKRKDEYGGNVHNRARFLLEIIADVKEAVGDDYPVWCRMDGKEYGVEGITLEGAQKTARLVQEAGLMAIHVSAWGPESPVNRTTPTFTPVVIEDLAEGIKKAVSIPVIAVGRITPEDGERLLKEGKADLIAIGKAMLADAEWTNKVAADKTDDITPCIICNGCRDDLRDPKLVGIRCSANATLGREKESEIVPAAKPKKILVVGGGPAGMEAARVAALRGHQVTLWEKESRLGGQLVQAAIPPHKDRIAPLAKYLETQLQKLGVKIQLGKEASATTVAEFNPDAAVVATGIKPFLPDIPGLDKARVIQAGDVLEGKVKVGDKVAIIGGELVGCETAEFLADQGKQVTVMRRGSEMATSVRPSNRAFFLSRLLDKGVTLLCEVRYDGISPEGVIITTRDGEERTVEADTVVLAAGSVPDTALYDAIRDKVSEVYHIGDCVEPRTILDAISEGFHTGQKI
- a CDS encoding RidA family protein, with the protein product MAKQVIMVPTALPGVPYSPAIKTGDYVFVSGQVGHVDSQGNKLEGVEAQTRQVLDNMKRVLEAAGVSIDDVVKTTVFLTRAEDFSKMNEVYKTYFTEDLPARSTVIVAALARPEIVVEIECIACCA
- a CDS encoding 3-keto-5-aminohexanoate cleavage protein codes for the protein MRKIIITAALTGAGHGKEANPNLPEQPEEIIEQAVQCREAGAAIVHVHARDKSGNNTMSLDIFRKIHEGIKNSSDLIVQLSTGGGPTLPNEERIAPLLLKPEMASLNTFMMIMPVKGVEIPFIYKRSEIEETARRAQEQGVKPAIAILNFACLEEAENLIEKGLVDKPYFLDIGLNLPAQGTLRGTWRNLVALVQRLPEDCVFNVSAGDEAELPLTTMAMLLGGNPRVGLEDNVYYAPGQLARSNAELVARTARIARELNLETATPDEAREILQIRR
- a CDS encoding transketolase family protein; the protein is MPDKDMTRKIFGETLAEYGLKNKKVVVLTADVSSSVMTTFFAEKAPERFFNVGIAEAGMVDTAVGFALGGMIPFANTFAALLLRATEQIRTCVAYANTNVKIVGSFAGLSNFKDGPTHHSIMDVAVLRAMPNMTILVPSDSIEAKKMIPLIAEHEGPVYIRISRAEMPIIYDESHKVEIGKGVVVRDGNDVAIVANGHMLSRSLEAADKLSSHGIKARVVDLHTVKPVDTPLLRKCAEETGAIVTVEEHSIVGGLGSAVAETLVGEIPVPIKMVGIADTFTETSKDFDSLLDKYGMAVDDIVKAAQQAVKLK
- a CDS encoding transketolase, whose translation is MVARTDYSPELIKKLEDMARQLRIDVVEMIHCRGQGHPGGSLSPAEIMSVLFFHHMRLDPQKPQWENRDRFILSKGHASAILYAALAHRGFLPIEELETFGCIGSRLQGHPDRCKTPGVEMTSGCLGHGVSIAAGLCLAGQLKGLDYRTYVLLGDGELQAGVLWEGAMLAAKYKLSELIAIVDYNGVQLDGTVADIMPIEPLRSKWESFGWNVLEIDGHSVPEVLAALDKARANGGKPTVIIARTVKGKGVSFMEGKASWHGRAINDEEYRQAMEELKQDA
- a CDS encoding acetamidase/formamidase family protein encodes the protein MEGTVHRLEPRIYYYTFGPSEPALTVKSGDTVVARTRDAGGFDEKMAPMPEEMKQRSAVTLLCERNPQVGPVYVEDAEPGDMLAVTIQQIKLNRDSAWSRHRSHFGSLTGEAPGKQLFLNDPIPEAKFDWQLDLGRNTGILELKSSRRKRIEIPLHPFLGSIGVAPRFGRVETSLVPGEFGGNMDCIETQEGTVLYLPVWVRGAYFFFGDVHAAQGDGELCGVALETTAEVTVKLDVVKGKSIDWPRLEDETHIMTTGSGQPLMDCVRIATVELVKWLVDDYGFEKWEAFQVVSQTGTMRIGNIVDPNYTVVAKFPKRYLPD